CTATTGGGTCTCAAGTTGGAGGTGTTGGTGGTGCGCAAGTTGCAGTTACCTCAAGACCCTGAAGCAGGTTTCGGGGCCGTAGGACCTGAGGGTATAATCGTGCTCAACGAATACCTCATCAGTGTCAATCGCCTCTCTCATTTCATAATCGAGGAACAGGCAGCCAAGGCGAGAAGGAGTTTAAGGTTCAGAGAAGAGTTATTTCGCGATAACGCACCTTACCCCGACATGAAGGATAGGACGGCTATAATCGTGGATGATGAATTGGCCTCAGGATTCACCATGCTCGCGGCGGTGCAATTCATGCGCAAGAAGGGTGCTAAAAGGATAGTGGTGGCGGTGCCGACCGGCTCAGAGAGGGCGGTGGAGATGGTCTCTGAAAGTGCGGACGAGGTGTATTGCCTGAACATACGCAGCACCCCTTTATTTTCGGTGGCTGCAGCGTATCAGAATTGGTATGACATCAGCGAGGAGGAAGCCTTGGCCATTCTGAAGGCTAGGGTTTGAGGCGCTGAATCAGCGGCCCTGAATGCTAAAATTAATGAGCGAGCGCCCAACTGGAT
The genomic region above belongs to Methanomassiliicoccales archaeon and contains:
- a CDS encoding phosphoribosyltransferase family protein; amino-acid sequence: MPLGQVHQDLNLREMERVFQDRKEAGRELAEALMSYSASNAVVFAIPSGGLPVAAEVSRLLGLKLEVLVVRKLQLPQDPEAGFGAVGPEGIIVLNEYLISVNRLSHFIIEEQAAKARRSLRFREELFRDNAPYPDMKDRTAIIVDDELASGFTMLAAVQFMRKKGAKRIVVAVPTGSERAVEMVSESADEVYCLNIRSTPLFSVAAAYQNWYDISEEEALAILKARV